TTCAACATGGTCCTACACGCGCGGATGGATGTCAGAATAAAAAAAATTATCTTTGAGAGTTATATCAGAATTAACTTCAGTGTTGAACTGTTGACACCTCAAAATCAATGATGTCAAGAAGATTTGGCTGATTGTCGTTTAACAGAAAGGGGAAAGAAATGATGCAATTCAGTGTTTGGAGAGTAACGCCATACCAGCCTAAGAAAGTCATGATGAATAGCATCTTCCACGTCAATCACCTGATCAAGGGCGCTGTTCGATGCCGGACTGTAAAGCATAAACACAGGTTACTACATTTAGACTTATGGAAATATATATAGGCTGCACAGTATGTGTTCTGAAAAAATAGTAATACAATCTATTGAATCTTGAGTGAAATCTGTCTTTTGGAATTTGAGCAAGTGAATAACTACAGAAATCTCTGAAAATCAAAACAGAACAAGAAACTGAGGCTTTGCGGAATCCTTTTCTTGGCTAAAATATGTAAGCTTTCCATGGAGATATTTACAATATATCTGTTCTATGTTACGATTTTTCTTTTACGGAACCTCATCTTACGATATTTTGGCAACAAGCTATAAAATATTGTGTCCGTAACCTTACCTATGACCGATCATGAAGCGAATGACAACACCCTTTTCCTCTTCCAATTTCTTGAGTTTCTCACCTGATAAATAACGACGAGATATGTGTGGTGAAATAACTGTCAGCCAACTAAATGATCCACCCCAATCTAAATAGCTCAACTCTTAGCAGAAAGTACTCTGGCAACAAACTGTATGAGCTATGATGATAAATAAACCTATTTGATTAATCTAGTTGTCACGATGATAAATAATCACATTTAATTGATTCTATTTGCTATGATGATAGATGATCCTATTTGATCCCTTGATTCTGTACTTGCACATTTCTCTGTAATTTCCTCGCTAGCTGCACACCATCATCCCAGTTGATTAAATACACCTCTGCATCGGTTCTAACTAGGAACAAGAAAGCCAGCAAGCAACACCCAGACCAAAACAAGGGAGACAATCAGGTAGCATTTGCAATGTATGAACCTTGAGGCATCCAGGTCTCCCTGACAGAATCCCGGCGCTTCTTGCTACTGAAGGCGGTGTTGATCCCGATCACCACAAAAGCCTTCTTCCTTTCCTGCCTCACGCCATCCGCACTCTCAAGCAGCTCATGCCTGCTGCGCCGCGCTGCCAGCTCCATCTGTAGCGTGGCGATCGACTTGTCTAAATATCTACACACAAAAATGATATGTTCCCATTAGTCCCCCAATAGATAATGCAAGAATGCTAACAGATTCAGATCATTTTCCAGGATTCATGTCAACGTACTGTATGGCCTCATGAGTCTTGGCCACTTCTCCCATCACGTCCCTGTCGTCAGATggtttctgaaataaataaataaaggtgtTCAGAGAATTACATACCAAAGGGGGAACAAGAATATCAGGATTTTCTCATTTAAATGACCATTTTCACTTGCAACTATTTCTTGTAAAAAAATAACTTGATTTATCTTATGTTGATAAACCATGTTTGTTCTTTTTTCTGAAATAAACCAGGTGCCAAAAACGGATGCTGCCGATCGAAGTACCAATGGGTGTTTACAGCGTTTGTACATTGATAAAATTAATGATGCCAAAGTTTACAAACATTTAATAGTACTTTTTAAAATGCAACCAAGCATAAGTACCATCAACATAAATAAGTAGAAGAGGTTCATTGATTAGTCAGCCGCCCTAACGTACCGTCTTGGCGACAAAATCTTCCGAAACGACCTGCAGCTCCTCTTCCTGGCGCCGCCGCTGCGCCACCACCGGGCTCTTCAAATCCGGCATCGCTCCGAACCTACGCCATAGAACACGCATCAGCCACAGGCCTACGGCGAGCATGGGCACCGCATCGCGCAACCGACGAGCAGATGCATCCAAGAACCCCGCCAGGAAGCGGGTCAGGCGAAAACCAAtctagggggagaggagaggggctgACCGGTCGGTGAAGAGCATGCCGAGGCCGAAGCTGCAGGCGCAGAGGAGCAGTATCGTCCTCGACAGCACCGGCCTCCTCTCCCCGCCGGCGGCGCCGCTCTTGGCCTTCATCTTCCTCCCAGCCACCTCCGTTCTTCGAACTCTCTCCGTAACTGTGTGTCGCCTGGGGCTCTGGTCTGGTCTGGGGAACGCGTCGTGCCCTGCTGTGCTGTGCCGGGAGCGAGGAGCTGAGGCCGGCCTTTATGA
This window of the Triticum aestivum cultivar Chinese Spring chromosome 5D, IWGSC CS RefSeq v2.1, whole genome shotgun sequence genome carries:
- the LOC123121709 gene encoding beta-1,3-galactosyltransferase 7, which produces MKAKSGAAGGERRPVLSRTILLLCACSFGLGMLFTDRFGAMPDLKSPVVAQRRRQEEELQVVSEDFVAKTKPSDDRDVMGEVAKTHEAIQYLDKSIATLQMELAARRSRHELLESADGVRQERKKAFVVIGINTAFSSKKRRDSVRETWMPQGEKLKKLEEEKGVVIRFMIGHSPASNSALDQVIDVEDAIHHDFLRLDHVEGYHKLSAKTKTFFSTAVASWDADFYVKVDDDVHVNLGMLLTTLGRHKLKPRVYIGCMKSGPVLSDKSSKYHEPEFWKFGEDGNKYFRHATGQIYAISKDLATYISVNNPLLHKFANEDVSLGAWFIGLDVEHIDDRDMCCGTPPDCEWKAQAGNACVASFDWRCSGVCNPVERLKDVHMRCGEGDDAIWSASF